Proteins encoded by one window of Paraburkholderia terrae:
- a CDS encoding PAAR domain-containing protein, with product MRRYDICNGDTTTAGGRVVAPERGDTIRGRVVAYEGDAVLCPKCDSTGLIVCTDRRADTGPNGKQVALSDDWCVCKCDPSPRLIASQHHSGC from the coding sequence TTGAGACGTTATGACATATGCAACGGTGACACGACAACAGCAGGAGGTCGCGTAGTTGCGCCTGAGCGCGGAGATACCATTCGCGGTCGTGTCGTAGCCTATGAGGGCGATGCCGTGTTGTGTCCAAAGTGCGACTCAACGGGTCTGATTGTTTGCACCGATCGTCGGGCCGATACCGGTCCGAATGGTAAGCAGGTAGCGTTAAGTGACGACTGGTGTGTGTGCAAGTGTGATCCGTCGCCCAGACTGATCGCATCGCAACACCATAGTGGGTGTTGA
- the bamA gene encoding outer membrane protein assembly factor BamA, with the protein MKQRASTICLASAITVCATSLTPSTAHAGDSVVVTDIRLDGLKRIEAGTLLANLPIKRGDTFTDDKASQAVRAIYDTGLFSDVNVSLDGNVVVVHVVERPAIAEIDFSGIHEFEKDNLTKALRAVGLSRGRPFDKALIDKAEQELKRQYLTRGYYAAQVETTTTPVDSGRVSVLFSVIEGPNAKIRQINFIGNHVFSESTLRDEMELSTPNWFSWYTKNDLYSKEKLGADLDRLRSYYLNRGYLEFRIDSTQVSLTPDKKEMYLTLNLHEGEPYTITGIRLAGNLLDREAELKPLIGIKPGETFSEDKLKATTKAIVDRLGEYGYAFAAVNAVPQIDQDKHTVDLTLQIDPGRRVYVRQVNVEGNTRTRDEVIRREMRQLESAWFDSNRLSLSKERVNRLGYFTDVDVTTVPVAGSNDQVDVDVKVTEKPTGAITLGAGFSSSDKVVLSAGVTQDNVFGSGTSLGVNVNTAKTYRTLSVTQTDPYFTVDGIKRISDVYYRTSYPLYYSNDESFRIVSLGADLKFGIPFSEVDTVYFGLGIEQDRFNTDSSTPQAYLDYVSEFGRVVNNVPLTAAWSRDARDSALVPSRGYMLQVNGEVGTPAGETEYYKTDVQSQYYYSFARGFILGMNLQAGYGNGFAGKAYPIFKNYYAGGIGSVRGYESSSLGPRDSSTGDSIGGSKMVVANVEMTFPLPGSGWDRTLRVFTFVDAGNVWGNEGSSTGANGLRYSYGAGLEWISPIGPLKLSVGFPIVRHADDKYQVFQFQIGTSF; encoded by the coding sequence ATGAAACAAAGAGCATCAACTATCTGTCTCGCCAGTGCGATCACGGTGTGCGCCACGTCACTGACGCCATCGACCGCGCATGCCGGCGACTCCGTGGTCGTCACGGACATCCGGCTTGACGGCTTGAAGCGCATTGAAGCGGGAACGCTGCTCGCCAACCTTCCCATCAAACGCGGCGATACTTTCACGGACGACAAGGCATCGCAGGCCGTGCGCGCGATCTACGACACGGGCCTCTTCAGCGACGTCAACGTGTCGCTCGACGGCAATGTCGTGGTGGTTCACGTCGTCGAGCGCCCTGCCATTGCGGAGATCGATTTCTCCGGCATTCACGAGTTCGAGAAGGACAACCTGACGAAGGCGCTGCGCGCCGTTGGCCTGTCGCGCGGCCGCCCTTTCGACAAGGCGCTCATCGACAAGGCCGAACAGGAACTGAAGCGCCAATACCTGACACGCGGCTACTACGCCGCGCAGGTAGAAACCACGACGACGCCCGTCGACAGCGGACGCGTGTCGGTTCTGTTCTCGGTCATCGAAGGTCCGAATGCGAAGATCAGGCAGATCAATTTCATCGGCAATCACGTGTTTTCGGAAAGCACGCTGCGCGACGAAATGGAACTGTCGACGCCGAACTGGTTTTCCTGGTACACGAAGAACGATCTCTACTCGAAAGAGAAGCTCGGCGCCGATCTGGATCGGCTGCGCTCGTACTACCTGAACCGCGGCTATCTGGAATTCAGGATCGACTCGACTCAGGTGTCGCTGACGCCCGACAAGAAGGAGATGTATCTGACGCTCAACCTGCACGAAGGCGAGCCCTATACGATCACAGGCATCCGGCTCGCGGGTAATCTGCTCGATCGCGAAGCGGAACTGAAGCCGCTCATCGGCATCAAGCCCGGTGAAACGTTCTCTGAAGATAAGCTCAAGGCGACCACGAAAGCGATCGTGGACCGGCTCGGCGAATACGGCTACGCGTTCGCTGCCGTCAATGCAGTGCCGCAGATCGATCAGGACAAACACACTGTCGATCTCACGCTGCAAATCGATCCGGGACGACGCGTCTATGTGCGCCAGGTGAATGTGGAAGGCAACACGCGCACGCGCGATGAAGTGATACGGCGAGAAATGCGCCAGCTCGAAAGCGCGTGGTTCGATTCGAACCGGCTTTCGCTTTCTAAGGAACGGGTGAACCGGCTCGGCTATTTCACCGACGTCGACGTGACGACAGTGCCCGTTGCGGGTTCGAACGATCAGGTCGATGTCGACGTCAAGGTCACCGAAAAACCAACGGGTGCGATTACGCTCGGCGCGGGCTTTTCTTCGTCGGACAAGGTCGTGCTGTCGGCGGGCGTTACGCAGGACAACGTGTTCGGCTCGGGCACGAGCCTCGGCGTCAACGTGAATACGGCGAAGACGTATCGCACGCTGTCGGTCACGCAGACGGACCCGTATTTCACCGTCGATGGCATCAAGCGCATTTCGGATGTCTACTATCGCACCAGCTATCCGCTCTACTACAGCAACGACGAGAGCTTTCGTATCGTCTCGCTCGGTGCGGACCTGAAGTTCGGCATCCCGTTTTCGGAAGTCGATACGGTCTACTTTGGCCTTGGCATCGAGCAGGATCGCTTCAACACCGATTCATCGACGCCGCAAGCCTATCTCGACTATGTCAGCGAGTTCGGCCGCGTGGTCAACAACGTGCCGCTGACGGCGGCCTGGTCGCGCGATGCGCGCGATAGCGCGCTCGTGCCAAGCCGTGGTTATATGCTGCAGGTCAACGGCGAAGTCGGCACGCCCGCAGGCGAAACCGAGTACTACAAGACCGACGTTCAGAGCCAGTATTACTACTCGTTCGCGCGTGGCTTCATTCTGGGCATGAATCTGCAGGCGGGCTATGGCAATGGCTTCGCGGGCAAGGCGTATCCGATCTTCAAGAACTACTACGCGGGCGGTATCGGCTCGGTGCGCGGTTATGAGTCGAGTTCGCTCGGGCCGCGCGATTCGTCGACGGGCGATTCGATCGGCGGTTCGAAGATGGTGGTCGCGAACGTCGAAATGACGTTCCCGCTTCCGGGCAGCGGCTGGGATCGCACGTTGCGCGTCTTTACCTTCGTCGACGCCGGGAACGTGTGGGGCAACGAAGGCAGCAGTACAGGCGCGAATGGCTTGAGATACAGCTATGGCGCGGGCCTCGAATGGATTTCGCCGATTGGGCCGCTGAAGCTCTCGGTAGGGTTTCCGATCGTCAGGCACGCGGACGACAAGTACCAGGTGTTCCAGTTTCAGATCGGTACGTCTTTCTAA